The following proteins are encoded in a genomic region of Burkholderia gladioli:
- a CDS encoding DEAD/DEAH box helicase, protein MDSATRSPAASPAAPLDAFHPAVAGWFARSFAAPTEAQARAWPLIKAGRSTLVAAPTGSGKTLTAFLCAIDELVREALANDGSLPDQTLVVYVSPLKALSNDIRVNLEAPLAGIAHELARLGLPVPEIRTAVRTGDTTQAERSALRKRAAHILVTTPESLYVLLSSESGRRMLSTVRTTIVDEIHALAGNKRGSHLALSLERLDALAGRPLPRIGLSATQKPIELVARFLVGVEAGAANGSAGGGPADAARAQEAPEARNTPAIPQAPKASAASEPPEASAAPEAPKTQATKRRRTKAAASAPADTATTSPASPPPSLPQALDTRACAIVDVGHVRERDLALELPPIPLEPVMANDVWERIYDRIAELAAAHRTTLVFVNTRRMAERLARHLGERLGQQAIAAHHGSLAKEARFDAEQRLKRGELKLLVATASLELGIDIGEVELVCQIGSPRGIAPFLQRVGRSGHQVGGTPKGRLFPLSRDELVECAALLDCVARGELDRLHVPRAPLDVLAQQIVAEVVCAEWDETELWRRFTQAAPYAALSRERFDEVMAMLAEGFSSRRGPRRAYLHRDLSTGTVRARRGARLTAVTSGGTIPDTADYSVLLEPQGTQIGTVNEDFAIESLAGDVFQLGNQSYRILRVETGRVRVEDARGQAPNIPFWLGEAPGRSDELSAGVARLRGTLDALLEQGELAAAAPAASRAIHAARSTAALAQDAATDASTRAKAATKATKAGTAKSASRAALDPNPTAKARPGAAPPPAGTAPPAPSTAHDTPEPSRLAPALDWLTGTLGLAPEAARQIVEYLARSRAALGALPTQHTLVMERFFDESGGTQLVIHSPFGNRVNRAWGLALRKRFCRAFNFELQAAATDDAIILSLSLAHSLELAEVWRYLRAASAEHVLVQALLDAPLFGVRWRWNATTSLALPRYTGGRRTAPQLQRMKSEDLLATVFPDQVACIENIVGEREVPHHPLVDQTLDDCLHEALDTEAWLALLRRIEAGEVELVTRDLPAPSPLAAEILNAKPYAFLDDAPLEERRTQAVLARRWSDPESADDLGALDAEAIAAVREEAWPLVRDADEVHDALVSLACVADREARAHDGWQAALARLAAGRRVAAMRLPGEDLLWVPAERIACLRALHPEARPEPAIAAPKGHDGPWTPEAALVDVLRARLTGFGPLTVAAIAAPLGLPEPAVEAALVALEAEGYVMRGRFTPGTAREEWCERHLLARIHRYTVKRLRREIEPVERADFMRFLCHWQHVGSQTRGLGRDALAAVVEQLEGFEAAAAAWEEELLPARVADYATGGIDELCRSGRVVWTRIAPPPKPAGSAAAKAAGGPVRTTPIVLLPRRHVGTWQALHEAGAQPPLSARAARVHDALAAHGAMFFDELLDDTRLLPIELEQALGELVAAGRVNADSYAGLRALLRPAVKRSAHYAPRTRRGGALIGGMDDAGRWSLVRRPVRVQPAPADGNDNDGDHAHGDNAGDGAASAAHRNDLATQAAPAARSRETLEHLAWTLLRRYGVVFWRLLEREAAWLPPWRELLRVYQRLEARGEIRGGRFVAGLAGEQFALPEAIPVLREIRRQPADGQWIVVSGADPLNLAGTLLPGRKVPALAGNRVLLRDGAAVAALVGGEFVYEDSLPAELHETARLKLARRH, encoded by the coding sequence ATGGATAGCGCCACCCGCTCGCCCGCGGCCTCGCCGGCCGCCCCGCTCGATGCCTTCCACCCGGCCGTGGCCGGCTGGTTCGCGCGCAGCTTCGCCGCGCCGACCGAGGCGCAGGCACGCGCCTGGCCGCTCATCAAGGCCGGCCGCTCGACCCTGGTGGCCGCGCCGACCGGCTCGGGCAAGACCCTCACCGCCTTCCTCTGCGCGATCGACGAACTGGTGCGCGAGGCGCTCGCCAACGACGGCAGCCTGCCCGACCAGACCCTGGTGGTCTATGTCTCGCCGCTCAAGGCGCTGTCCAACGACATCCGCGTCAATCTCGAGGCACCGCTGGCCGGCATCGCGCACGAACTCGCCCGGCTCGGCCTGCCGGTGCCCGAGATCCGCACCGCCGTGCGCACCGGCGACACCACCCAGGCCGAGCGCAGCGCGCTGCGCAAACGCGCCGCGCACATCCTGGTGACCACGCCCGAATCGCTGTACGTGCTGCTGTCCTCGGAATCGGGGCGGCGCATGCTGTCGACGGTGCGTACCACCATCGTCGACGAGATCCACGCGCTGGCCGGCAACAAGCGCGGCAGCCATCTCGCCCTGTCGCTGGAGCGGCTCGACGCGCTGGCGGGCCGGCCGCTGCCGCGCATCGGGCTGTCGGCCACGCAGAAGCCGATCGAGCTGGTGGCGCGGTTCCTGGTGGGCGTCGAGGCCGGCGCCGCGAACGGCTCGGCCGGCGGCGGGCCGGCCGACGCGGCGCGAGCGCAGGAAGCGCCCGAAGCGCGGAACACGCCCGCCATTCCCCAAGCGCCGAAAGCCTCGGCAGCGTCGGAACCACCCGAAGCCTCCGCTGCACCCGAAGCCCCCAAGACGCAGGCCACGAAGCGGCGCAGGACCAAGGCAGCCGCCTCGGCACCCGCCGATACGGCGACGACATCGCCCGCATCGCCCCCGCCATCGCTCCCGCAAGCCCTCGACACGCGCGCCTGCGCGATCGTCGATGTGGGCCACGTCCGCGAGCGCGACCTCGCGCTCGAACTGCCGCCGATCCCGCTCGAACCGGTGATGGCCAACGACGTCTGGGAGCGCATCTACGACCGCATCGCCGAACTGGCGGCCGCGCATCGCACCACCCTGGTGTTCGTCAACACGCGGCGCATGGCCGAGCGGCTCGCGCGCCATCTGGGCGAGCGGCTCGGCCAGCAGGCGATCGCCGCGCATCACGGCAGCCTTGCCAAGGAAGCGCGCTTCGACGCCGAGCAGCGCCTCAAGCGCGGCGAGCTGAAGCTGCTGGTGGCCACCGCCTCGCTCGAACTCGGCATCGACATCGGCGAGGTCGAGCTGGTCTGCCAGATCGGCTCGCCGCGCGGCATCGCGCCCTTCCTGCAACGCGTCGGGCGCTCGGGCCACCAGGTCGGCGGCACGCCCAAGGGGCGCCTGTTCCCGCTGTCGCGCGACGAGCTGGTGGAATGCGCGGCCCTGCTCGACTGCGTGGCGCGCGGCGAACTCGACCGGCTGCACGTGCCGCGCGCGCCGCTCGACGTGTTGGCCCAGCAGATCGTCGCCGAGGTGGTCTGCGCCGAATGGGACGAGACCGAGTTGTGGCGCCGCTTCACGCAGGCGGCGCCCTACGCGGCGCTGTCGCGCGAGCGTTTCGACGAAGTGATGGCGATGCTCGCCGAGGGTTTCTCGAGCCGACGCGGCCCGCGGCGCGCCTACCTGCATCGCGACCTGAGCACGGGCACGGTGCGCGCCCGGCGCGGCGCGCGGCTGACCGCCGTGACCTCGGGCGGCACGATCCCCGATACGGCCGACTACTCGGTGCTGCTCGAGCCGCAAGGCACCCAGATCGGCACCGTCAACGAGGATTTCGCGATCGAGAGCCTGGCCGGCGACGTGTTCCAGCTCGGCAACCAGTCCTACCGGATCCTGCGCGTCGAGACCGGCCGCGTGCGCGTCGAGGACGCGCGCGGGCAGGCGCCCAACATCCCGTTCTGGCTCGGTGAGGCGCCGGGGCGCAGCGACGAGCTGTCGGCCGGCGTGGCGCGGCTGCGCGGCACCCTCGACGCGCTGCTCGAACAGGGCGAGCTGGCGGCCGCCGCGCCGGCCGCCTCGCGGGCGATCCACGCGGCGCGCTCGACGGCCGCGCTCGCGCAGGACGCCGCCACCGACGCGAGCACACGCGCCAAGGCCGCGACCAAGGCGACCAAGGCCGGCACGGCGAAATCCGCCTCGCGCGCGGCGCTCGATCCGAACCCCACCGCCAAGGCCAGGCCCGGCGCCGCGCCCCCGCCGGCAGGCACTGCCCCGCCCGCCCCCTCGACGGCCCACGACACGCCCGAGCCCAGCCGCCTGGCCCCCGCGCTCGACTGGCTGACCGGCACGCTCGGCCTCGCGCCGGAAGCCGCCCGGCAGATCGTCGAGTACCTGGCCCGCTCGCGCGCCGCGCTCGGCGCGCTGCCGACCCAGCACACGCTGGTGATGGAGCGCTTCTTCGACGAATCGGGCGGCACCCAGCTGGTGATCCATTCGCCCTTCGGCAACCGCGTCAACCGCGCCTGGGGCCTGGCGCTGCGCAAGCGCTTCTGCCGCGCCTTCAATTTCGAGCTGCAGGCGGCGGCCACCGACGACGCCATCATCCTGTCGCTCTCGCTCGCGCACAGCTTAGAGCTGGCCGAGGTCTGGCGCTACCTGCGCGCGGCCAGCGCCGAGCACGTGCTGGTGCAGGCCCTGCTCGACGCGCCGCTGTTCGGCGTGCGCTGGCGCTGGAACGCCACCACCTCGCTGGCGCTACCGCGCTATACCGGCGGGCGCCGCACCGCGCCGCAACTGCAGCGCATGAAGAGCGAGGACCTGCTCGCCACGGTGTTCCCGGACCAGGTGGCCTGCATCGAGAACATCGTCGGCGAGCGCGAGGTTCCCCATCACCCGCTGGTCGACCAGACGCTCGACGACTGCCTGCACGAGGCGCTCGACACCGAGGCCTGGCTGGCCCTGCTGCGCCGCATCGAGGCCGGCGAGGTGGAGCTGGTGACGCGCGACCTGCCGGCGCCCTCGCCGCTGGCCGCCGAGATCCTCAACGCCAAGCCCTATGCCTTCCTCGACGATGCGCCGCTCGAGGAACGCCGCACCCAGGCGGTGCTGGCGCGCCGCTGGAGCGACCCGGAATCGGCCGACGACCTGGGCGCGCTCGACGCCGAGGCGATCGCCGCGGTGCGCGAGGAAGCCTGGCCGCTGGTGCGCGATGCCGACGAGGTGCACGACGCGCTGGTCAGCCTGGCCTGCGTGGCCGACAGGGAAGCGCGCGCGCACGACGGCTGGCAGGCGGCGCTGGCCAGGCTCGCGGCGGGCCGGCGCGTGGCCGCGATGCGCCTGCCCGGCGAGGACCTGCTGTGGGTGCCGGCCGAGCGCATCGCCTGCCTGCGCGCGCTGCATCCCGAGGCGCGGCCCGAGCCCGCGATCGCCGCGCCGAAGGGCCATGACGGGCCCTGGACGCCCGAGGCGGCGCTGGTCGACGTGCTGCGCGCGCGCCTGACCGGCTTCGGCCCGCTGACGGTGGCCGCCATCGCCGCGCCGCTCGGCCTGCCCGAGCCGGCCGTCGAGGCCGCGCTGGTCGCGCTGGAGGCCGAAGGCTACGTGATGCGCGGCCGCTTCACGCCGGGCACCGCGCGGGAGGAATGGTGCGAGCGGCATCTGCTGGCGCGGATTCATCGCTATACCGTCAAGCGCCTGCGCCGCGAGATCGAGCCGGTCGAGCGCGCCGATTTCATGCGTTTCCTGTGCCACTGGCAGCATGTCGGCAGCCAGACGCGCGGCCTGGGCCGCGATGCGCTGGCCGCCGTGGTCGAGCAACTGGAGGGCTTCGAGGCGGCGGCCGCCGCGTGGGAGGAGGAACTGCTGCCGGCGCGCGTGGCAGACTACGCGACCGGCGGCATCGACGAGCTGTGCCGCTCGGGGCGCGTGGTGTGGACCCGCATCGCGCCGCCGCCCAAGCCGGCGGGCTCGGCCGCCGCCAAGGCCGCCGGCGGCCCGGTCAGGACCACCCCGATCGTGCTGCTGCCGCGCCGCCATGTCGGCACCTGGCAGGCCCTGCACGAGGCCGGGGCGCAGCCGCCGCTGTCGGCGCGCGCGGCCCGTGTGCACGACGCGCTGGCCGCGCACGGCGCGATGTTCTTCGACGAACTGCTCGACGATACGCGCCTGCTGCCGATCGAGCTCGAGCAGGCGCTCGGCGAACTGGTGGCGGCGGGCCGCGTCAATGCCGACAGCTACGCCGGGCTGCGCGCGCTGCTGCGGCCGGCCGTCAAGCGCAGCGCCCATTACGCGCCGCGCACGCGGCGCGGCGGCGCGCTGATCGGCGGCATGGACGACGCGGGGCGCTGGTCGCTGGTGCGGCGGCCAGTGCGCGTGCAGCCGGCCCCCGCCGATGGCAACGACAACGACGGCGATCACGCGCACGGCGACAACGCCGGCGATGGCGCCGCGAGCGCGGCCCATCGCAACGACCTCGCCACGCAAGCCGCGCCGGCCGCGCGTTCGCGCGAGACGCTCGAGCATCTGGCCTGGACCCTGCTGCGCCGCTACGGCGTGGTGTTCTGGCGCCTGCTCGAACGCGAGGCGGCGTGGCTGCCGCCTTGGCGCGAGCTGCTGCGCGTCTACCAGCGCCTGGAGGCGCGCGGCGAGATCCGCGGCGGGCGCTTCGTGGCGGGGCTGGCGGGCGAGCAGTTCGCGCTGCCCGAGGCGATTCCGGTGCTGCGCGAGATCCGCCGCCAGCCCGCCGACGGGCAATGGATCGTGGTGAGCGGCGCCGATCCGCTCAATCTCGCCGGCACCCTGCTGCCGGGCCGCAAGGTGCCGGCGCTGGCCGGCAACCGCGTGCTGCTGCGCGACGGCGCGGCGGTGGCGGCCCTGGTGGGCGGCGAGTTCGTCTACGAGGACAGCCTGCCGGCCGAGCTGCACGAAACGGCGCGCCTCAAGCTGGCGCGACGGCACTAG
- a CDS encoding helix-turn-helix transcriptional regulator — MELDWRDLAFHHHVATLIDALDSPDFWTRLARVLQRFVPFDNWVGMLFARERAPLVCAESPMPDGTVDQMFQDYLGALYQLDPFYIAACERPASGLVTLESVAPDNFRMTDYYQRYFKRNIIGDEVQFNHAIDERHTLIFSLGATRHYGERDLALFAVVAPWVIALMRQRLPYESFTGAGQHAGPAEAAGLAPAAPDEAGYAEHFERVVQQRGHAPLTAREVEVVRLSLSGFSTRAIAERLAISFETVRAHKKHIYAKLGVSSQSELFALFYEPGR; from the coding sequence ATGGAACTCGACTGGCGGGATCTCGCGTTCCATCACCACGTCGCCACGCTGATCGACGCGCTCGACAGCCCCGACTTCTGGACCCGCCTGGCCCGCGTGCTGCAGCGCTTCGTGCCCTTCGACAACTGGGTCGGCATGCTGTTCGCGCGCGAGCGCGCGCCGCTGGTGTGCGCCGAATCGCCGATGCCCGACGGCACCGTCGACCAGATGTTCCAGGACTACCTGGGCGCGCTCTACCAGCTCGATCCCTTCTATATCGCGGCCTGCGAGCGGCCCGCCTCGGGCCTGGTCACGCTCGAGTCGGTGGCGCCGGACAACTTCCGGATGACCGATTATTACCAGCGCTACTTCAAGCGCAACATCATCGGCGACGAGGTGCAGTTCAACCACGCGATCGACGAGCGCCACACGCTGATCTTCTCGCTGGGCGCCACGCGCCATTACGGCGAGCGCGACCTGGCGCTGTTCGCGGTGGTGGCGCCCTGGGTGATCGCGCTGATGCGCCAGCGCCTGCCTTACGAAAGCTTTACCGGAGCCGGCCAGCACGCGGGGCCGGCGGAGGCGGCCGGACTTGCCCCGGCCGCGCCCGACGAAGCGGGTTATGCCGAGCACTTCGAGCGCGTGGTCCAGCAGCGCGGCCATGCTCCGCTTACGGCGCGCGAGGTCGAGGTGGTGCGGCTGAGCCTGAGCGGCTTCTCCACCCGCGCGATCGCCGAGCGCCTGGCCATCTCGTTCGAGACCGTGCGCGCCCACAAGAAGCATATCTACGCGAAGCTCGGCGTCAGTTCGCAGTCTGAATTGTTCGCGTTGTTCTACGAGCCGGGGCGGTAA
- a CDS encoding carbon-nitrogen hydrolase family protein has protein sequence MQIELAQIPVVDGHVAPNLARVTEVIGARRDGTDLIVFPETTLTGFPTRENVRELAEPLAGPSIAAVREAARAAGVGVAVGFAERDGERFFNTTVLVDAQGEIALRYRKTHLWASDVGVFEPGDRYAVCEFKGLTVGLLICYDIEFPETARAVASLGADLLIVTNGNMEPFGPVHRRAIVARAMENQMFAALVNRVGSGDDDLSFPGESALISPSGDVLSELHGEDAVLCATLDPALLAASREHYSYLHDARVRLELREDPAGDAEPHAGRGRVIRAR, from the coding sequence ATGCAAATTGAACTCGCCCAGATCCCGGTCGTCGACGGTCACGTCGCCCCGAATCTGGCCCGTGTCACCGAGGTGATCGGCGCCCGGCGCGACGGCACCGACCTGATCGTATTCCCCGAAACCACCCTGACCGGTTTCCCCACGCGCGAGAACGTGCGCGAGCTGGCCGAGCCGCTCGCGGGTCCCTCGATCGCCGCGGTGCGCGAGGCCGCGCGCGCGGCCGGCGTGGGCGTGGCGGTCGGTTTCGCCGAGCGCGACGGCGAGCGCTTCTTCAACACCACGGTGCTGGTCGACGCGCAGGGCGAGATCGCGCTGCGCTACCGCAAGACCCATCTGTGGGCCTCGGACGTCGGCGTGTTCGAGCCGGGCGACCGTTATGCCGTCTGCGAATTCAAGGGGCTGACGGTGGGCCTGCTGATCTGCTACGACATCGAGTTCCCGGAGACGGCGCGCGCGGTGGCCTCGCTCGGCGCCGACCTGCTGATCGTCACCAACGGCAACATGGAGCCGTTCGGCCCGGTGCACCGCCGCGCGATCGTGGCACGCGCGATGGAGAACCAGATGTTCGCCGCGCTGGTGAACCGCGTCGGCAGCGGCGACGACGACCTCAGCTTCCCCGGAGAATCGGCGCTGATCTCCCCGTCGGGCGACGTGCTCAGCGAGCTGCACGGCGAGGACGCGGTGCTGTGCGCCACGCTCGATCCGGCGCTCCTGGCCGCCAGCCGCGAGCATTACAGCTACCTGCACGACGCGCGCGTGCGGCTCGAGTTGCGCGAGGATCCGGCCGGCGATGCCGAGCCCCACGCGGGACGCGGCCGCGTGATCCGCGCGCGCTGA
- a CDS encoding APC family permease, which yields MTSSSPTSAAGHAPRLKRTLGLPSVLLFGLAYMAPLIVYGTYGVLAGASQDTAALAYLLALIAIVFTALSYGKLARLFPVAGSAYTYTRKTFNAHLGFMIGWATLLDYFFLPMVIWLIGAAYLVAAFPSVPAWVWIVAFIVLTSALNILGIELANRFNIVLMIVQLVIVALFVTLCCHYAIAAAGPGGLMAAQPFFNAHVPLSATMAGAAIAAYSYLGFDAVSTLTEETVDPEKTIPRAILLIALIGGAIFVIAAYTLQLAHPGAVFKDPDSAAFEIARKVGGDIFVSVFLAGLILAQFASGISAQASVGRLLYAMGRDEVLPRRIFGYIHPRFQTPALNIAFAGIIGLIALKLDVATSTSFINFGAFLAFTSVNLCVMRQFFLMSPQQRRFGWVGGLLFPALGAIADIWLLVSLEKTALVLGGIWFVLGLVYLGWLTRGFRQAPPEMAV from the coding sequence ATGACCTCATCCTCCCCGACCTCCGCCGCCGGGCACGCGCCGCGCCTGAAACGCACGCTCGGCCTGCCGTCGGTGCTGCTGTTCGGCCTGGCCTACATGGCGCCGCTGATCGTCTACGGCACCTACGGCGTGCTGGCCGGCGCGAGCCAGGACACCGCCGCGCTGGCCTACCTGCTGGCGCTGATCGCGATCGTGTTCACCGCGCTCAGCTACGGCAAGCTGGCGCGCCTGTTCCCGGTGGCGGGCTCGGCCTATACCTACACGCGCAAGACCTTCAACGCGCATCTCGGCTTCATGATCGGCTGGGCCACGCTGCTCGACTACTTCTTCCTGCCGATGGTGATCTGGCTGATCGGCGCGGCCTACCTGGTGGCGGCCTTCCCGTCGGTGCCCGCCTGGGTCTGGATCGTCGCCTTCATCGTGCTGACCAGCGCGCTGAACATCCTCGGCATCGAGCTGGCGAACCGCTTCAACATCGTGCTGATGATCGTGCAGCTGGTGATCGTCGCGCTGTTCGTGACGCTGTGCTGCCACTACGCGATCGCGGCGGCCGGCCCCGGCGGGCTGATGGCCGCGCAACCGTTCTTCAACGCCCATGTGCCGCTGTCGGCCACCATGGCGGGCGCGGCGATCGCGGCCTATTCCTACCTCGGCTTCGACGCGGTCTCGACGCTGACCGAGGAGACCGTCGATCCCGAGAAGACCATCCCGCGCGCCATCTTGCTGATCGCGCTGATCGGCGGCGCGATCTTCGTGATCGCGGCCTACACGCTGCAGCTCGCGCATCCGGGCGCGGTCTTCAAGGACCCGGATTCGGCCGCCTTCGAGATCGCCAGGAAGGTCGGCGGCGACATCTTCGTGTCGGTGTTCCTGGCGGGCCTGATCCTCGCGCAGTTCGCCTCCGGCATCTCGGCGCAGGCCAGCGTCGGCCGCCTGCTCTACGCGATGGGCCGCGACGAGGTGCTGCCGCGCCGCATCTTCGGCTACATCCATCCGCGCTTCCAGACCCCGGCGCTCAATATCGCCTTCGCCGGCATCATCGGCCTGATCGCGCTGAAGCTGGACGTGGCCACCTCCACCTCCTTCATCAACTTCGGCGCCTTCCTGGCCTTCACCTCGGTGAACCTGTGCGTGATGCGCCAGTTCTTCCTGATGTCGCCTCAGCAGCGCCGCTTTGGCTGGGTCGGCGGGCTGCTGTTCCCGGCGCTCGGCGCGATCGCCGATATCTGGCTGCTGGTCAGCCTGGAAAAAACGGCCCTGGTGCTGGGCGGGATCTGGTTCGTGCTGGGCCTGGTCTACCTCGGCTGGCTCACCCGGGGCTTCCGCCAGGCGCCGCCGGAAATGGCGGTGTGA